One stretch of Variovorax sp. TBS-050B DNA includes these proteins:
- a CDS encoding carboxyl transferase domain-containing protein, producing the protein MFSRVLIANRGEIAVRLVRALRDLGIASVAVHARDDAQALHVQLADAAVALDATGPAAYLDIAALVAVARAQGCDAVHPGYGFLSERADFAEACAAAGLVFIGPTPAQLALFGDKARARALATQCDVPVMPGSAGAVTLAQAQAFFAAQQAEGAGVMIKAIGGGGGRGMRAVLQADALAEAHARCMSEAKAAFGVEGVYVERLMRDARHIEVQVLGDGEAVASLGERECTLQRRFQKLVEIAPSPALAEPLRAAVTQAALRMAKAVGYRGLGTFEFLVDAASATLPFVFIEANPRLQVEHTVTEAVTGLDLVQLQIAVAAGQRLDALGVAAGRTAPQRGFALQWRINAETLDAEGNARPSGGTLARFELPAGPGVRIDTHGYAGLAPSPHYDTLLAKLIVHSPSAHFADALRRSLRALDECHIEGIATNLPLLRAIAARPEFASQAVHTRFVEAHLGDLLAAAAAFEKNDARRPPRTPAAPDAPAALQAPDDGMTVKAPMPAKLVQFEVAVGDVLPAGAQLGVLEAMKMEHLLHAPAAGRVVALLAAPGDYLVEGQSLVRLAPVDAGAVSAEAREERDLDAIRPDLQKVIDRHAFTLDANRGMAVAKRHAQGGRTARENIADLCDTADDPSNFIEYGALAVAAQTRRRTLEDLIANTPADGMVTGIGSVNAKQFGPERSRCAVLAYDYTVLAGTQGLRNHQKTDRMLAVAHQLGLPVVLFAEGGGGRPGDTDMPIVAGLNNHTFSQFAALSGKVPVVGIVHGRCFAGNAALLGCADVIIATRASNIGMSGPAMIEGGGLGSFAPEQIGPSSVQSRNGVIDILVEDEAAAVAAAKQYLSYFQGPVADWQCADARLLRHVVPENRLRVYDVRAAMRGVADSGSLLELRAGFGAGIVTALARIEGRPVGLMANNPHHLGGAIDVEAADKAARFMQLCNAHGLPIVSLCDTPGFMVGPEIEAQAQVRHVCRMFMVASHLRVPFFAVVLRKGYGLGAQAMTAGGFDAPVFTVAWPTGEFGAMGLEGAVRLGYRKELAAVPEGAEREALFGKLVAEQYANGEAIHMAQTLEIDAVIDPAETRTWLVRGLASARTPAAAPKPYVDTW; encoded by the coding sequence GTGTTCTCCAGAGTCCTGATTGCCAACCGCGGCGAGATCGCCGTGCGACTGGTGCGCGCACTGCGCGACCTCGGCATCGCCAGCGTGGCGGTGCATGCGCGCGACGATGCGCAGGCCCTGCACGTGCAATTGGCCGATGCGGCCGTGGCGCTCGATGCGACCGGGCCCGCGGCCTACCTCGACATCGCGGCGCTGGTCGCGGTCGCACGCGCGCAGGGCTGCGATGCGGTGCATCCCGGCTACGGCTTCCTCAGCGAGCGCGCCGATTTCGCCGAGGCCTGCGCCGCGGCCGGGCTGGTGTTCATCGGCCCGACGCCGGCGCAGCTCGCGCTCTTCGGCGACAAGGCGCGCGCGCGTGCGCTCGCCACGCAATGCGATGTGCCCGTGATGCCCGGCAGCGCCGGCGCGGTGACGCTGGCGCAGGCACAGGCCTTCTTCGCCGCGCAGCAGGCCGAGGGCGCGGGCGTGATGATCAAGGCGATCGGCGGCGGCGGCGGGCGCGGCATGCGCGCGGTGCTGCAGGCCGATGCGCTGGCCGAGGCGCATGCGCGCTGCATGTCGGAAGCGAAGGCGGCCTTCGGCGTCGAGGGCGTGTACGTCGAGCGGCTGATGCGCGACGCGCGCCACATCGAGGTGCAGGTGCTCGGCGACGGCGAGGCCGTGGCGAGCCTCGGCGAGCGCGAGTGCACGCTGCAGCGGCGCTTCCAGAAGCTCGTGGAGATCGCGCCCAGCCCCGCGCTCGCCGAGCCGCTGCGCGCGGCCGTCACCCAGGCCGCGCTGCGCATGGCGAAGGCGGTGGGCTACCGCGGCCTCGGCACCTTCGAGTTCCTCGTCGATGCCGCATCGGCCACGCTGCCCTTCGTCTTCATCGAGGCCAACCCCCGGCTGCAGGTGGAACACACCGTGACCGAGGCCGTGACCGGCCTCGACCTGGTGCAGCTTCAGATTGCGGTGGCCGCGGGCCAGCGGCTCGACGCGCTAGGCGTGGCGGCCGGCCGCACCGCGCCGCAGCGCGGCTTTGCGCTGCAGTGGCGCATCAATGCCGAGACGCTCGATGCCGAGGGCAACGCGCGGCCCTCGGGCGGCACGCTCGCGCGCTTCGAACTGCCGGCGGGGCCGGGCGTGCGCATCGACACCCACGGCTATGCGGGGCTCGCGCCTTCGCCGCACTACGACACGCTGCTCGCGAAGCTGATCGTGCATTCGCCCTCCGCGCATTTCGCCGATGCGCTGCGGCGTTCGCTGCGCGCGCTCGATGAATGCCACATCGAGGGCATCGCCACCAACCTGCCGCTCTTGCGCGCGATCGCGGCGCGGCCCGAGTTCGCCAGCCAGGCGGTGCACACGCGCTTCGTCGAGGCGCACCTGGGCGACCTGCTGGCCGCCGCCGCTGCGTTCGAGAAGAACGACGCACGGCGCCCGCCGCGCACGCCCGCCGCGCCCGATGCGCCGGCCGCGCTGCAGGCGCCCGACGACGGCATGACCGTGAAGGCGCCGATGCCCGCGAAGCTGGTGCAGTTCGAGGTCGCGGTGGGCGACGTGCTGCCGGCCGGCGCGCAGCTCGGCGTGCTCGAGGCGATGAAGATGGAGCACCTGCTGCATGCGCCCGCGGCCGGCCGCGTGGTCGCGCTGCTCGCGGCGCCGGGCGACTACCTCGTCGAAGGCCAGTCGCTGGTGCGGCTGGCGCCGGTCGATGCCGGCGCCGTGAGCGCCGAGGCGCGCGAGGAACGCGACCTCGACGCCATCCGCCCCGATCTGCAGAAGGTGATCGACCGCCACGCCTTCACGCTCGACGCGAACCGCGGCATGGCCGTGGCGAAGCGCCACGCGCAGGGCGGGCGCACCGCGCGCGAGAACATCGCCGACCTCTGCGACACGGCCGACGATCCGTCGAATTTCATCGAGTACGGCGCGCTCGCGGTGGCCGCGCAGACGCGGCGCCGCACGCTCGAGGACCTGATCGCCAACACGCCGGCCGACGGCATGGTGACCGGCATCGGCAGCGTCAACGCGAAGCAGTTCGGCCCCGAGCGCTCGCGCTGCGCGGTGCTGGCCTATGACTACACGGTGCTCGCGGGCACGCAGGGCCTGCGCAACCACCAGAAGACCGACCGCATGCTCGCGGTGGCGCACCAGCTCGGGCTGCCGGTGGTGCTGTTCGCCGAAGGGGGCGGCGGCCGTCCGGGCGACACCGACATGCCGATCGTCGCGGGCCTCAACAACCACACCTTCAGCCAGTTCGCCGCGCTCTCGGGCAAGGTGCCGGTGGTCGGCATCGTGCACGGCCGCTGCTTCGCGGGCAATGCGGCGCTCCTGGGCTGCGCCGACGTGATCATCGCCACGCGCGCGAGCAACATCGGCATGAGCGGCCCCGCGATGATCGAGGGCGGCGGGCTCGGCAGCTTCGCGCCCGAGCAGATCGGGCCGAGCAGCGTGCAGTCGCGCAACGGCGTGATCGACATCCTCGTGGAGGACGAGGCCGCGGCCGTGGCAGCCGCGAAGCAGTACCTCTCGTACTTCCAGGGGCCGGTGGCCGACTGGCAGTGCGCCGATGCGCGCCTGCTGCGCCACGTGGTGCCCGAGAACCGGCTGCGCGTGTACGACGTGCGCGCCGCGATGCGCGGCGTGGCCGACAGCGGCTCGCTGCTGGAGCTGCGCGCGGGCTTCGGCGCGGGCATCGTCACCGCGCTCGCGCGCATCGAGGGCCGGCCCGTCGGGCTGATGGCCAACAACCCGCACCACCTCGGCGGCGCGATCGACGTGGAGGCGGCCGACAAGGCCGCGCGCTTCATGCAGCTGTGCAATGCGCACGGGCTGCCGATCGTCTCGCTCTGCGACACGCCCGGCTTCATGGTCGGGCCCGAGATCGAGGCCCAGGCGCAGGTGCGCCATGTGTGCCGCATGTTCATGGTGGCCTCGCACCTGCGCGTGCCCTTCTTCGCGGTGGTGCTGCGCAAGGGCTACGGCCTCGGCGCGCAGGCGATGACCGCCGGCGGCTTCGATGCGCCGGTCTTCACGGTGGCCTGGCCCACGGGCGAGTTCGGCGCCATGGGGCTCGAGGGCGCGGTGCGGCTGGGCTATCGCAAGGAACTCGCGGCCGTGCCCGAAGGCGCCGAGCGCGAGGCGCTGTTCGGCAAGCTGGTGGCCGAGCAGTATGCGAACGGCGAAGCGATCCACATGGCGCAGACGCTGGAGATCGACGCAGTGATCGATCCCGCCGAAACGCGCACCTGGCTGGTGCGCGGCCTGGCGTCGGCGCGCACGCCGGCGGCAGCGCCGAAGCCCTACGTCGACACTTGGTAA